A window of Coregonus clupeaformis isolate EN_2021a chromosome 28, ASM2061545v1, whole genome shotgun sequence contains these coding sequences:
- the LOC121542551 gene encoding DENN domain-containing protein 5B isoform X9 — MSGTNAASGAAPCRFAHYFVICGIDTETGLEPDELAGENFEQSPLKRTFKSKVLAHYPENVEWNPFDQDAVNMLCMPKGLSFRTQADSREPQFHSFLITREDGSRTYGFVHTFYEEVTSPQICSAMQTLYQMHQAENPSSATPSSSSSSSSSMDSLASSLDEADSPSSSSCRSVACGGYDASRDTLYVSKALCLITPMPFMHACRRFLSQMHRAVTAASPPPLPLESYVHNVLYEVPLPPPGRSLKFHGVYEPIVCQRPGPGELPLADFPLGQTFTLLGVENLVQLFNCTLLEMQILLYSQDYQRLMTVAEGITTLLFPFQWQHVYVPILPASLLHFLDAPVPYLMGLQSKEGTDRSKLELPQEANLCFVDIDNHCIELPEDFPQFPNKPEFIQELSEVLLRYGLSPVGGAPPISDPPSTTTTPGSVSTRHPGLKGQQALRELEDDGRNGNLRGEQLAVLELLQGNATLERLQALAKRTGVRVEALRGVGGEGEGQGGRTAVEEEELRNAKLNVQLREVFASRFTTMFADYEAFVIQSAPDLESWLTNREQMHNFDKASFLSDQPEPYLPFLSHFIETQMFATFIDNKIMSQWEEKEPLLRVFDGRIDKARLYNVRAPSLRSSNYQRCTILKESAQAIEQRLMKIDHTAIHPHLLDMKIGQGKYEQGFFPKLQSDVLSVGPINNNRWSNRTATAQRRKDRHRQQTEHLTLDNDLKEKHMQDARSLGKNLRQPKLSDLSPAVIAQTNWKFVEGLLKECRIKTKRMLVEKMGREAVELGHGEANITGLEENTLIASLCDLLERIWSHGLQVKQGKSALWSHLLHYQAREEKLEQQQAESPVSNGSERRKSESSIGMPSLRASVIQDMRHIQSMGEIKTDVGRARAWIRLSLEKKLLSQHLKQLLSRQALTKKLYKRYAFLRCEEEKEQFLFHLLSLNTVDYFCFTSVFTTIMIPYRAVIIPIKKLSNAMTTSNPWVCVSGELGDSGVRQITKNVLEMTFDCQNLGKLTTVQLGHDNSGLLAKWLVDCVMVRNEITGHTYKFPCGRWLGKGVDDGSLERVLIGELALPNADEDCGRGCRTPDMEHSPGQTRRISITSMGGRGYKPTSAQIQEAIGEAVNSICKHFHKPEKERGSLTILLCGEVGLVGALEQFFHNGFKSARLFQKTVFVWDFVEKAVAYMESADQMGDMQETAEPLGLTCVYLCRYVSAINSSPRNIGKDGKFQLLVCLGARDRLLIQWLPLLVECPVIQRMYEESALLRDRTMVNALIAVLQTLHDFPITLEASLIKGIDL, encoded by the exons GGGAGAACTTTGAGCAGAGCCCCCTGAAGAGGACGTTCAAGTCTAAAGTCCTGGCCCACTACCCTGAGAACGTGGAGTGGAACCCTTTCGACCAGGATGCTGTCAACATG CTCTGTATGCCCAAAGGCCTGTCGTTCAGGACGCAGGCGGACAGCCGGGAGCCCCAGTTCCACTCCTTCCTGATCACCCGGGAGGACGGCTCTCGCACCTACGGCTTCGTCCACACCTTCTACGAGGAGGTGACGTCCCCTCAGATCTGCTCGGCCATGCAGACCCTCTACCAGATGCACCAGGCCGAGAACCCTTCCTCcgccaccccctcctcctcttcctcctcttcctccagtaTGGACTCTCTGGCTAGCAGCCTCGACGAAGCAGATTCTCCATCTTCATCATCTTGCCGGTCGGTGGCGTGCGGCGGCTACGACGCGTCGCGGGACACCCTCTACGTCTCCAAGGCGTTGTGTCTGATCACGCCCATGCCTTTCATGCACGCCTGCCGCCGTTTCCTGTCCCAGATGCACCGGGCCGTCACGGCTGCCTCGCCCCCGCCCCTCCCCCTGGAGAGCTACGTCCACAACGTCCTGTACGAGGTGCCCCTGCCCCCTCCGGGGCGCTCGCTGAAGTTCCACGGGGTGTACGAGCCCATCGTGTGTCAGCGTCCTGGGCCTGGGGAGCTGCCTCTGGCTGACTTCCCTCTGGGCCAGACCTTCACTCTGCTGGGGGTAGAGAACCTGGTGCAGCTGTTCAACTGCACCCTGCTGGAGATGCAGATTCTGCTCTACTCACAGG ACTACCAGCGGTTGATGACAGTTGCGGAGGGCATCACCACCCTGCTCTTCCCGTTCCAGTGGCAGCATGTCTACGTGCCCATCCTGCCCGCCTCACTGCTGCACTTCCTGGATGCCCCCGTGCCCTACCTCATGGGCCTGCAGTCCAAGGAGGGCACCGACCGCTCCAAACTAGAGCTGCCACAGGAG gCTAACCTTTGCTTCGTGGACATTGACAACCACTGCATTGAGCTGCCTGAGGACTTCCCCCAGTTCCCTAACAAACCAGAGTTCATCCAGGAGCTCAGTGAAGTCCTCCTCCGCTACGGCCTATCCCCAGTGGGGGGCGCTCCTCCAATCTCTGAccccccctccaccaccaccacccctggCTCCGTCTCTACCCGTCACCCTGGTCTGAAAGGCCAACAGGCCCTGAGGGAGCTCGAGGATGATGGGAGGAATGGGAACCTAAGAGGGGAGCAGTTAGCTGTGTTGGAGCTTCTCCAAGGGAACGCTACTCTGGAAAGACTCCAGGCTCTGGCTAAGAGAACGGGGGTCCGTGTGGAAGCCCTGAGGGGGgtagggggtgagggagagggccAGGGGGGGAGGACGGCAGTCGAGGAGGAAGAGCTGAGGAACGCTAAGCTGAATGTACAGCTGAGGGAGGTGTTCGCTAGCAGATTTACCACGATGTTCGCGGACTATGAGGCCTTCGTCATCCAGAGCGCTCCGGACCTGGAGTCCTGGCTCACCAACCGAGAGCAGATGCACAATTTTGATAAG gcATCCTTCCTGTCTGACCAGCCGGAGCCCTACCTGCCCTTCCTGTCCCACTTCATCGAGACCCAGATGTTCGCCACCTTCATCGACAACAAGATCATGTCCCAATGGGAGGAGAAGGAGCCGCTGCTCCGTGTGTTTGACGGACGTATCGATAAAGCTCGTCTATACAATGTTAGAgccccaagtctgaggtcctccAACTACCAGAGGTGCACCATCCTCAAGGAGTCAG CCCAGGCCATCGAACAGCGGCTGATGAAGATCGACCACACAGCCATCCACCCACACCTGTTGGATATGAAGATTGGACAGGGCAAATATGAACAGGGCTTCTTTCCCAAGCTGCAGTCTGACGTGCTCTCAGTCGGACCCATCAATAACAA CAGGTGGTCCAATCGTACCGCTACGGCTCAGCGCAGGAAAGACCGCCACAGACAACAAACAGAACACCTGACTCTAGATAACGACCTCAAAGAG AAGCACATGCAGGACGCTCGGAGCCTGGGGAAGAACCTCCGTCAGCCCAAGCTGTCTGACCTCTCACCTGCCGTCATCGCTCAGACCAACTGGAAGTTTGTAGAGGGACTACTCAAGGAGTGTCGCATTAAG ACTAAGCGTATGTTGGTGGAGAAGATGGGCAGGGAGGCGGTGGAGCTGGGTCATGGGGAGGCCAACATCACAGGTCTGGAGGAGAACACTCTCATCGCCTCCCTCTGTGACCTGCTGGAGAGGATCTGGAGCCATGGCCTGCAGGTCAAACAG GGGAAGTCAGCTCTGTGGTCCCACCTGCTGCACTACCAGGCCAGAGAGgagaaactggagcagcagcaggcagagtcaccag TGTCAAACGGTTCAGAGAGACGAAAGTCTGAGTCATCAATAGGGATGCCATCACTGCGAGCGTCCGTCATACAGGATATGAG GCACATCCAGAGTATGGGGGAGATAAAGACTGATGTGGGCAGAGCGAGGGCCTGGATCCGTCTGTCTCTGGAGAAGAAGCTGCTCTCACAACACCTCAAACAACTGCTGTCCCGCCAAGCCTTAACTAA GAAGTTGTATAAGCGCTACGCCTTCCTACGctgtgaggaggagaaggagcagttCCTGTTTCACCTGCTCTCCCTCAACACCGTCGACTACTTCTGCTTCACCAGCGTCTTCACCACCATCA TGATCCCATACCGTGCCGTCATCATCCCCATCAAGAAGCTGAGCAACGCCATGACGACCTCCAACCCCTGGGTGTGTGTGTCGGGTGAGCTGGGCGACTCGGGCGTCAGGCAGATCACCAAGAACGTCCTTGAGATGACCTTTGAT TGTCAGAACCTGGGTAAGCTGACTACAGTCCAGTTGGGTCATGATAACTCTGGGCTGCTGGCTAAATGGCTGGTGGACTGTGTCATGGTCCGCAACGAGATCACAGGACACACCTACAAGTTCCCATGTGGGCGGTGGCTTGGTAAAGGCGTGGACGACGGCAGTCTGGAGCGCGTTCTGATTGGTGAGCTGGCGTTGCCCAACGCAGATGAGGATTGTGGGAGAGGGTGTCGCACGCCCGACATGGAGCATTCGCCGGGTCAGACCAGACGCATCAGCATCACCTCGATGGGAGGACGTGGATACA AGCCCACCTCAGCTCAAATCCAGGAGGCCATCGGCGAGGCAGTGAACAGCATCTGCAAACACTTCCACAAGCCTgagaaagag aggGGCAGTCTGACCATCCTGCTGTGTGGTGAGGTTGGTCTGGTCGGGGCTCTGGAGCAGTTCTTCCACAACGGCTTCAAGTCCGCCCGCCTCTTCCAGAAGACTGTCTTTGTCTGGGACTTTGTGG aGAAGGCGGTGGCTTACATGGAGTCAGCGGACCAGATGGGGGACATGCAGGAGACGGCTGAGCCCCTGGGCCTGACTTGTGTTTATCTCTGTCGCTATGTCAGTGCCATCAACTCCTCGCCCAGGAACATTGGCAAGGACGGCAAGTTCCAGCTGCTCGTCTGCCTCGGAGCCAG agATCGTCTGCTGATTCAGTGGCTCCCTCTGTTGGTGGAGTGTCCAGTGATCCAGCGGATGTATGAGGAGTCTGCTCTGCTGCGGGACCGCACCATGGTCAACGCTCTCATCGCTGTC
- the LOC121542551 gene encoding DENN domain-containing protein 5B isoform X4, which yields MSGTNAASGAAPCRFAHYFVICGIDTETGLEPDELAGENFEQSPLKRTFKSKVLAHYPENVEWNPFDQDAVNMLCMPKGLSFRTQADSREPQFHSFLITREDGSRTYGFVHTFYEEVTSPQICSAMQTLYQMHQAENPSSATPSSSSSSSSSMDSLASSLDEADSPSSSSCRSVACGGYDASRDTLYVSKALCLITPMPFMHACRRFLSQMHRAVTAASPPPLPLESYVHNVLYEVPLPPPGRSLKFHGVYEPIVCQRPGPGELPLADFPLGQTFTLLGVENLVQLFNCTLLEMQILLYSQDYQRLMTVAEGITTLLFPFQWQHVYVPILPASLLHFLDAPVPYLMGLQSKEGTDRSKLELPQEANLCFVDIDNHCIELPEDFPQFPNKPEFIQELSEVLLRYGLSPVGGAPPISDPPSTTTTPGSVSTRHPGLKGQQALRELEDDGRNGNLRGEQLAVLELLQGNATLERLQALAKRTGVRVEALRGVGGEGEGQGGRTAVEEEELRNAKLNVQLREVFASRFTTMFADYEAFVIQSAPDLESWLTNREQMHNFDKASFLSDQPEPYLPFLSHFIETQMFATFIDNKIMSQWEEKEPLLRVFDGRIDKARLYNVRAPSLRSSNYQRCTILKESAQAIEQRLMKIDHTAIHPHLLDMKIGQGKYEQGFFPKLQSDVLSVGPINNNRWSNRTATAQRRKDRHRQQTEHLTLDNDLKEQVEGCLVLQNSMAFWEWDKASPPPLKPPKKSASECCLKHMQDARSLGKNLRQPKLSDLSPAVIAQTNWKFVEGLLKECRIKTKRMLVEKMGREAVELGHGEANITGLEENTLIASLCDLLERIWSHGLQVKQGKSALWSHLLHYQAREEKLEQQQAESPVSNGSERRKSESSIGMPSLRASVIQDMRHIQSMGEIKTDVGRARAWIRLSLEKKLLSQHLKQLLSRQALTKKLYKRYAFLRCEEEKEQFLFHLLSLNTVDYFCFTSVFTTIMIPYRAVIIPIKKLSNAMTTSNPWVCVSGELGDSGVRQITKNVLEMTFDSAFRPHTHIDAMFKCQNLGKLTTVQLGHDNSGLLAKWLVDCVMVRNEITGHTYKFPCGRWLGKGVDDGSLERVLIGELALPNADEDCGRGCRTPDMEHSPGQTRRISITSMGGRGYKPTSAQIQEAIGEAVNSICKHFHKPEKERGSLTILLCGEVGLVGALEQFFHNGFKSARLFQKTVFVWDFVEKAVAYMESADQMGDMQETAEPLGLTCVYLCRYVSAINSSPRNIGKDGKFQLLVCLGARDRLLIQWLPLLVECPVIQRMYEESALLRDRTMVNALIAVLQTLHDFPITLEASLIKGIDL from the exons GGGAGAACTTTGAGCAGAGCCCCCTGAAGAGGACGTTCAAGTCTAAAGTCCTGGCCCACTACCCTGAGAACGTGGAGTGGAACCCTTTCGACCAGGATGCTGTCAACATG CTCTGTATGCCCAAAGGCCTGTCGTTCAGGACGCAGGCGGACAGCCGGGAGCCCCAGTTCCACTCCTTCCTGATCACCCGGGAGGACGGCTCTCGCACCTACGGCTTCGTCCACACCTTCTACGAGGAGGTGACGTCCCCTCAGATCTGCTCGGCCATGCAGACCCTCTACCAGATGCACCAGGCCGAGAACCCTTCCTCcgccaccccctcctcctcttcctcctcttcctccagtaTGGACTCTCTGGCTAGCAGCCTCGACGAAGCAGATTCTCCATCTTCATCATCTTGCCGGTCGGTGGCGTGCGGCGGCTACGACGCGTCGCGGGACACCCTCTACGTCTCCAAGGCGTTGTGTCTGATCACGCCCATGCCTTTCATGCACGCCTGCCGCCGTTTCCTGTCCCAGATGCACCGGGCCGTCACGGCTGCCTCGCCCCCGCCCCTCCCCCTGGAGAGCTACGTCCACAACGTCCTGTACGAGGTGCCCCTGCCCCCTCCGGGGCGCTCGCTGAAGTTCCACGGGGTGTACGAGCCCATCGTGTGTCAGCGTCCTGGGCCTGGGGAGCTGCCTCTGGCTGACTTCCCTCTGGGCCAGACCTTCACTCTGCTGGGGGTAGAGAACCTGGTGCAGCTGTTCAACTGCACCCTGCTGGAGATGCAGATTCTGCTCTACTCACAGG ACTACCAGCGGTTGATGACAGTTGCGGAGGGCATCACCACCCTGCTCTTCCCGTTCCAGTGGCAGCATGTCTACGTGCCCATCCTGCCCGCCTCACTGCTGCACTTCCTGGATGCCCCCGTGCCCTACCTCATGGGCCTGCAGTCCAAGGAGGGCACCGACCGCTCCAAACTAGAGCTGCCACAGGAG gCTAACCTTTGCTTCGTGGACATTGACAACCACTGCATTGAGCTGCCTGAGGACTTCCCCCAGTTCCCTAACAAACCAGAGTTCATCCAGGAGCTCAGTGAAGTCCTCCTCCGCTACGGCCTATCCCCAGTGGGGGGCGCTCCTCCAATCTCTGAccccccctccaccaccaccacccctggCTCCGTCTCTACCCGTCACCCTGGTCTGAAAGGCCAACAGGCCCTGAGGGAGCTCGAGGATGATGGGAGGAATGGGAACCTAAGAGGGGAGCAGTTAGCTGTGTTGGAGCTTCTCCAAGGGAACGCTACTCTGGAAAGACTCCAGGCTCTGGCTAAGAGAACGGGGGTCCGTGTGGAAGCCCTGAGGGGGgtagggggtgagggagagggccAGGGGGGGAGGACGGCAGTCGAGGAGGAAGAGCTGAGGAACGCTAAGCTGAATGTACAGCTGAGGGAGGTGTTCGCTAGCAGATTTACCACGATGTTCGCGGACTATGAGGCCTTCGTCATCCAGAGCGCTCCGGACCTGGAGTCCTGGCTCACCAACCGAGAGCAGATGCACAATTTTGATAAG gcATCCTTCCTGTCTGACCAGCCGGAGCCCTACCTGCCCTTCCTGTCCCACTTCATCGAGACCCAGATGTTCGCCACCTTCATCGACAACAAGATCATGTCCCAATGGGAGGAGAAGGAGCCGCTGCTCCGTGTGTTTGACGGACGTATCGATAAAGCTCGTCTATACAATGTTAGAgccccaagtctgaggtcctccAACTACCAGAGGTGCACCATCCTCAAGGAGTCAG CCCAGGCCATCGAACAGCGGCTGATGAAGATCGACCACACAGCCATCCACCCACACCTGTTGGATATGAAGATTGGACAGGGCAAATATGAACAGGGCTTCTTTCCCAAGCTGCAGTCTGACGTGCTCTCAGTCGGACCCATCAATAACAA CAGGTGGTCCAATCGTACCGCTACGGCTCAGCGCAGGAAAGACCGCCACAGACAACAAACAGAACACCTGACTCTAGATAACGACCTCAAAGAG CAGGTAGAGGGGTGTCTAGTCCTGCAGAACTCCATGGCGTTTTGGGAGTGGGACAAGGCGTCTCCCCCACCTCTCAAACCACCAAAAAAGTCTGCCTCTGAGTGCTGCCTG AAGCACATGCAGGACGCTCGGAGCCTGGGGAAGAACCTCCGTCAGCCCAAGCTGTCTGACCTCTCACCTGCCGTCATCGCTCAGACCAACTGGAAGTTTGTAGAGGGACTACTCAAGGAGTGTCGCATTAAG ACTAAGCGTATGTTGGTGGAGAAGATGGGCAGGGAGGCGGTGGAGCTGGGTCATGGGGAGGCCAACATCACAGGTCTGGAGGAGAACACTCTCATCGCCTCCCTCTGTGACCTGCTGGAGAGGATCTGGAGCCATGGCCTGCAGGTCAAACAG GGGAAGTCAGCTCTGTGGTCCCACCTGCTGCACTACCAGGCCAGAGAGgagaaactggagcagcagcaggcagagtcaccag TGTCAAACGGTTCAGAGAGACGAAAGTCTGAGTCATCAATAGGGATGCCATCACTGCGAGCGTCCGTCATACAGGATATGAG GCACATCCAGAGTATGGGGGAGATAAAGACTGATGTGGGCAGAGCGAGGGCCTGGATCCGTCTGTCTCTGGAGAAGAAGCTGCTCTCACAACACCTCAAACAACTGCTGTCCCGCCAAGCCTTAACTAA GAAGTTGTATAAGCGCTACGCCTTCCTACGctgtgaggaggagaaggagcagttCCTGTTTCACCTGCTCTCCCTCAACACCGTCGACTACTTCTGCTTCACCAGCGTCTTCACCACCATCA TGATCCCATACCGTGCCGTCATCATCCCCATCAAGAAGCTGAGCAACGCCATGACGACCTCCAACCCCTGGGTGTGTGTGTCGGGTGAGCTGGGCGACTCGGGCGTCAGGCAGATCACCAAGAACGTCCTTGAGATGACCTTTGAT TCTGCTTTCAGGCCACACACTCACATCGACGCCATGTTCAAG TGTCAGAACCTGGGTAAGCTGACTACAGTCCAGTTGGGTCATGATAACTCTGGGCTGCTGGCTAAATGGCTGGTGGACTGTGTCATGGTCCGCAACGAGATCACAGGACACACCTACAAGTTCCCATGTGGGCGGTGGCTTGGTAAAGGCGTGGACGACGGCAGTCTGGAGCGCGTTCTGATTGGTGAGCTGGCGTTGCCCAACGCAGATGAGGATTGTGGGAGAGGGTGTCGCACGCCCGACATGGAGCATTCGCCGGGTCAGACCAGACGCATCAGCATCACCTCGATGGGAGGACGTGGATACA AGCCCACCTCAGCTCAAATCCAGGAGGCCATCGGCGAGGCAGTGAACAGCATCTGCAAACACTTCCACAAGCCTgagaaagag aggGGCAGTCTGACCATCCTGCTGTGTGGTGAGGTTGGTCTGGTCGGGGCTCTGGAGCAGTTCTTCCACAACGGCTTCAAGTCCGCCCGCCTCTTCCAGAAGACTGTCTTTGTCTGGGACTTTGTGG aGAAGGCGGTGGCTTACATGGAGTCAGCGGACCAGATGGGGGACATGCAGGAGACGGCTGAGCCCCTGGGCCTGACTTGTGTTTATCTCTGTCGCTATGTCAGTGCCATCAACTCCTCGCCCAGGAACATTGGCAAGGACGGCAAGTTCCAGCTGCTCGTCTGCCTCGGAGCCAG agATCGTCTGCTGATTCAGTGGCTCCCTCTGTTGGTGGAGTGTCCAGTGATCCAGCGGATGTATGAGGAGTCTGCTCTGCTGCGGGACCGCACCATGGTCAACGCTCTCATCGCTGTC